In Polyangia bacterium, the sequence GATGTTGTACATGAAATCGCCTCGGGGGATGCCGTCGTGAAGAACCTGTATGGCGTCGGCTACGGGACGCGCATCGAACTGGGGCGGATCTTTCACATCGGCGCGGGCGGCCACTGGGGCCGGGGCCTGGGCCTGGCTTATGCGGGGCTGCCGTCGGACGCGGTCTACGACGCCAGTGACAGCCTTCGCTTTACCAACGGCTATTTCGTCATGGGGCAGGTGGTGCTGGGACCGTTCGATCTGAACGGTGGCTACGGCCGCACCAATGTCACGATGACCACGACCGACCTGACTTCCGACTCCAACAATGCCTCCGGCGATCCGACGTACAGCTGGATCAAGAGCCAGACCGGAATCTCGGGCGCGATCGTTTTTCACGCCCGAGATTGGCTGCACTTTGACTTCGACGTCTTTCACGCCGATTCCCAGTGGGACCTGGGCGAGCGGCAGCAGATCAACTTCTACAACGCCGGAACGACCATCACCTGGTAACGACGTCCGTCCCGGTCAGGGCCTTGCCGCGCACTTTGGTTTCTTGCCGGGCGCGTTCTTGTACGCTTCGTTGATGTCCACCCAATAGGGGTGCTGACAGATAAAGTCGGCGATGTCGTTGGCGCCGACAAAATAAATCGGCGTCTTCACCCAGGGCAACTTGGCGGCGCCATTGTTGATGGTGTCGTTGGCACCGATGTCCTGACAGCGAGCCAGGGCAATGGCTGCCTTGGCGCCGCTTTCGCCCATCTTGTCGGGCGCTGGCCACACGCTGCCGAACATCCGACCTTCGATGATGGCCTGGATGGCCGCCAGCTCCATGTCCTGGCCGGTGACGGGAATCGATCCCGGCTTCAATCCGGCGCCCTTGATGGCTTGCATCACGCCCAACGATTCGCCGTCGTAAGAGACCAGGAACGCGTCGACCTTGTTGTTGGTCAACGTCAGGGCGTTTTCAGCGAAGGCCTGGGCCGGCTCCGTCTTCCACCCCTTCGCCAGCTGATCGAGGACGATCTTGATCTGGCCGGCCTTGACCAGCTTGTCGAGCACCGCGTGATAACCCTGTTGCATCTCGGTGGCGCCGGTCTGTCCCGGATCGCCGCCGATCAAGGCGTAGTTGCCCTTGGGCACCTTCTTGATCATCGCGTTGGCCGCCACCACGCCGCCCTCGCGGTTGTCGCGTCCGATGAAAGCGTCGTGCTTCGCGCCCAGGATGAGGTCGTTGTATGAAGCCAGCGGCACGCCCGCCGCGGCGGCTTTCTTGGCGATCGCCGCCGCCACGTGAAAGTCGACGGGATTGATAACGATTACGTCCACCCCCTGGGTCAGGACGTTCTCTGCCTGCGAGACCTGGTTCAGGGCATCGTTCTCGGCCGATTGGGTGATCACCTTGTAGCCGGCGGCTTCGGCGGTCTTCACGAAGAACGGCATGTCGGCGTGCAAGTACCGATAGGCCGTCGACTGCTTCATCAGAAATGCGATCTTCTTGGTCTTGCCGGGGACGCACGCCTTCTTGTCGGCGGCAAACACGGGACCGGCCGTGACGGCGATGCTGGCGACCACTGTGGCCAGACCAACCAAGGTCGTGGCCGTCCATCGTGACTTCGAGGGGAGATTTCGCGGCATGGATCGTTCCTTTCGGGGAGGGCGCATCCGAAGCGCTCCGGAAAGCGATCCTTACACCGGGCAAGTTGTTACCGGTATCAAAAGAATCGCGGGCGGCCTGCGCCAGCACGACCACCGTTCCGCTACGGCTTCTTGGCCGGCGCGCAGGGCAGGACGTTGGCCCAGTCACCCCAGCTGACATCGCCCGACGATTTCGTCGCCGCGTCCAGATAGCGAACGCCGCCAAAATCCTGGTAGTGCAGCCAGGTCTTGAAGCCTTCGTCGCTGGGCGGCGAGGCGGTGATCCCGCACTTGGTGGTGGCGTTGGCCGGCTTCTTCACCAGCGCCTCGGTCAGCACGCGCCCCACCAGCTTGCCATGGTTTTTCACCGACAACCCCAGCAGCTTTGCCAGCGTCACGGGGAGATCGGCGTTGCTGACCGGAGCGCGATCAATGAACGCGGTTTTGAAGTCGGGGCCGATGGCGGCCATGTTATTGAACGTGTCGCCGCGCCCGAAGCTGCCGTGCATGCCTTGTCCTTGCTGCAGGGTCGCGTCGGCGATCTCAACGGCGGTGTTCACCGGATCGGCGTCGCTGGTGGCGAAGGTCTTGAACGCCACGACAATCGACGGCCTCGGGGTGTGCGCCGAACCGAGCAGCTTGATCGCGCTCAGGGGCAGGGAGCCCGGCACTTTTCCCGCGGCGTCATTGACGAACAACCCGCCGACGTAGTCCTGGCGAATCAGGAACGCGGCCAGGTCCCGCACGGTGGCGGTGTCGTTCTGGGCCACGTACACCAGATCCGATCCGCCGTTGGCGGCGACGATGACCTTGGCGTCGCTGGGCGCTTTGATGGCGCCGGAGCCGCCGAGCAGGCCGTTACCCAGTTTCGGACGCACCACCTTGGTGGCGCTGGGGCGTTCCGCGGTCCAGTCGACGGGGGCGTAGACCTTCACGCCGGCCTCGCCGGCGATCTGCGTGTCGGGATCGAACAACGGCAGCTTCAAATGTACGGCCAGATCAATGGCCAGGAAACCCGGCGGCAGAAAGCCGGGCTTGACGTCGGGTTTTCCCTCGGCGTCCTTGTAGACGAACTTGGCGGCGCCGCAGGCGGTGGCGGTGCCGGCGGCATCGACGTCATGCCGGCTGATGGTTGAAAAGCCGTGGTCGGCGGTGATCACCACGTCGGTGTCGGCGGCCAGTTTGGGGGTGGCATCGAGGAAATCGAGGATCTGTTTTAGATTTCCGTCGACGTTCTTGACCGCCAGCTTGGTGGTGGGGCCGTTGATGCCGGGGACCACCGTCTGCAGGCTGTCGCCCTGGTTGTGCTGCGTGCCGTCCGGATCGCGGGACCAGAACACCACCGCGAACGGCTTCCCGTCGCTGGCAAAACGGGGCAGGATCACCTTGGTCAACGCGTCGGCAAAGTATTGTTGCTGCGTGACGTTCGCCGCGGTGGTGCCGGCCACCGTGCTGTTGCCCGGGAACCCGTTGTCGCCGGGCGACTTCGCGGCGGCGCCGTTGCTGCGGTTCGGCGCCTTGGCGGCCAGGCCGGCCGCGGCCAGCGCCTGGGCGACGGCTGGCGACAGCGGCACGCCGGTGGGATCGCCGGTGCGATCATCAAGGACAATGGTGTGCGGGACCGGCACGGCGCCGTTCTTGGGATTTCCTTCCGTCACGTCTTGCAGCAGCGTCGGTCCCAGCTTTCCCACGGCGGCGGTGTTGAATCCCTTCGCCCGGGCCAAGGCCAGCAGCGAGTCTTCGCCGAGAAAATTCTCGCCCGGGAAATGCTCGTCGATGTCGCCCAGGATCTGATCGTCTTCAATGAACGGCGTCACAGTTCGCGGCGCCACTCCGGTGAAGCTGCCTTTATCGAAGACCGGAAAGCCGGTGGAGATCAGATTGCCGAACGCGCCGGTGTCGCCCAGCAGGTGCCCGGTGGCCAGCGCCGATCCGTTGGGCATGGTGAACGTCGGGTACAAGGCGTGGCTGTTGGCGAAGAAGACGCCTTTTTCGCGCACGCGCATCAGCGTCGGGGCCAGGTCGGCGGTGATCGCGCCGGGGCGTAGGCCGTCGGCGACGAAGAGGATCACGTTGCGAGCCTGCAAGGGGGAAGACGGCAACGCCAGGCCAGCAAGAACCAGCGCGCCCGCGATTGTTTTGTAGCAGCAAGGGATAGACATGGGCGGGACCGTACAACATCAAAGTCGCGTCCTCTGTCAGCCCTGCGGGTGTTGGGCGATTTGTTGCCGAGACGTTACCGACGTGACACAGAGCCGGCGGGCGGAGTCTTCCGAAGCAGTATTCTGGTTCGGCAGCGAGGACGCGAAAGTGTTGGAAAAACACCACGGCGTTTTCACCGGCCTGCCACGGCGTTGTTTATCACGCGGTTTACGATCAACGCGTGCAAACAGAAAAACAGACAAATCATCCGGGTTGGTTGAAGAGAAACGGCGTCGCTCGTCAGCCGCTGTCGGTTGATGTGTCGTCATTCATCGCGGCCAATGTGGATGTCAGACCGCGCTTGCGGCGCTTGGCGTTGGTGACCGACGCCTGGAAGCCGCAGACCAACGGCGTGGTCAACACGCTGGTGCGGTTGGTGAAGTACCTGGAGGCGTCCGGCGTCACCGTCCTGGTGATCGCGCCCGATGGCCACCGCACGGTTCCGCTGCCGTCTTATCCCGAGATTCGGGTGGCCTGCGATCCCTGGAAGGCCATCGGCCGCATTCGGGCGTTTCAGCCCGACGCCATTCACGTCGCCACCGAGGGGCCGCTGGGTTTCTGGGCGGTGGGTTGGCTGCGCCGCGAACGGATGCGTTTCACCACCAGTTTCCACACGCGTTACGCGGAGTACCTCAGCGCGCGTCTTCCGGTGCCGCTGGAATGGGGCTATCAACTGGTGCGCTGGTTCCACGAGCGCGCCGACCACACGCTGGTCAGCTCGCAGTCACTGCTGAACGAGCTGCAGGAGCGGCGGGTGGCACGGCAACTGGTGCACTGGCCGCGCGGCGTGGATGCCACGTTCTTTCATCCCGACCAGCGCCGCGACGACCTGTACGATCTGCCGCGGCCGATCTGGCTTTACGTCGGGCGGGTGGCGGTCGAAAAAAGCCTGGAGGATTTCCTGTCGCTGTCTTTGCCCGGGACCAAGGTGATGGTCGGCGACGGACCGTCGCGCGCCGATCTGCAGCGGCAATTTCCTGAAACGGTCTGGCGCGGCTATCAATTCGGAGACGATCTGGCGGCGCACTTTGCCAGCGCCGACTGTTTTGTCTTTCCGTCCCGCACGGAAACCTTCGGCAACGTCATCCTGGAGGCGCTGGCGTCAGGACTGCCGGTGGCGTCGGTGCCGGCGCCGGGGCCGATCGATTTGATCCAGGAAGGCGTCAACGGTGCCATTGACGATCAGCTGCAGCAGGCCTGTGTCCGAGCCCTGCGTTGCTCGCGCGAAAAAGCCCGCGCCAGCGTGATCGGCCGGACGCTGCAAGCCGGGCACGAGCTGTTTCGCGCCCACCTGGTGCCGGTGCAGCCGGGATCAACCGGCGGGTTCGCCGCCGAGGACGGTATCTCCGACGAGCGTGCGCCGGAGCTCCTGGCTCCTCACACTCTCAACCCACCCGCAGCAGCGGCCCTCCCATTTTGATGGTCGAGCCGGTCACGACGCCCGGGGCCAGTGTCAGCGCCGCGGGCGCGAAGACGATGATCGTCGACCCCAGCTCGAACCAACCCATCTCCTGGCCTTTGCTGAACGACGAACGGCAGGGGAAGCGCGTCGGACCCTGATAACCGAGGTGCAGAAGGACGTCCAGGCAGTGCAGACGGATGCTGGCCACCAGGATCGAAGCCACCGCCACCAGCGTCACCGGGTGGCCGCTGCCTTTCAACCGTGTTCGAATCACCGCCCGTTCGTTCTTGCAGAAAAGTTTCTCGACCCGTTTGAGGGCAATGGGGTTGGTGTTCCAGGTGTCGCCGGAGATGTACATGACGCCGTCGACGGTGAGATCGTGGGGGGCGTGGAACCGATGATACATGCTGGACGTCAGGCGCAACGTCACATAGCGCCCGTGGCGATAAAGGTCGACCAGGTCGGGATCCGGCAGCAAATCAGGCAGCGTATAAGGAAAGCCCTTGGCCTGGACCACTCGGGCGTCGTCGACCGTGCCGCAAGCGCCGACAATGGCGTCGCACGGG encodes:
- a CDS encoding substrate-binding domain-containing protein → MPRNLPSKSRWTATTLVGLATVVASIAVTAGPVFAADKKACVPGKTKKIAFLMKQSTAYRYLHADMPFFVKTAEAAGYKVITQSAENDALNQVSQAENVLTQGVDVIVINPVDFHVAAAIAKKAAAAGVPLASYNDLILGAKHDAFIGRDNREGGVVAANAMIKKVPKGNYALIGGDPGQTGATEMQQGYHAVLDKLVKAGQIKIVLDQLAKGWKTEPAQAFAENALTLTNNKVDAFLVSYDGESLGVMQAIKGAGLKPGSIPVTGQDMELAAIQAIIEGRMFGSVWPAPDKMGESGAKAAIALARCQDIGANDTINNGAAKLPWVKTPIYFVGANDIADFICQHPYWVDINEAYKNAPGKKPKCAARP
- the asd gene encoding archaetidylserine decarboxylase (Phosphatidylserine decarboxylase is synthesized as a single chain precursor. Generation of the pyruvoyl active site from a Ser is coupled to cleavage of a Gly-Ser bond between the larger (beta) and smaller (alpha chains). It is an integral membrane protein.) → MLPQAESLRSTLAGVAANEDLNFLLTNRIPRHLATRFMARFAKIEQPLVRDLSIGVWRLFADPPLHEASKTEFRSLHDCFVRELKPGARPVVADPSVAVSPCDAIVGACGTVDDARVVQAKGFPYTLPDLLPDPDLVDLYRHGRYVTLRLTSSMYHRFHAPHDLTVDGVMYISGDTWNTNPIALKRVEKLFCKNERAVIRTRLKGSGHPVTLVAVASILVASIRLHCLDVLLHLGYQGPTRFPCRSSFSKGQEMGWFELGSTIIVFAPAALTLAPGVVTGSTIKMGGPLLRVG
- a CDS encoding glycosyltransferase family 1 protein, encoding MKRNGVARQPLSVDVSSFIAANVDVRPRLRRLALVTDAWKPQTNGVVNTLVRLVKYLEASGVTVLVIAPDGHRTVPLPSYPEIRVACDPWKAIGRIRAFQPDAIHVATEGPLGFWAVGWLRRERMRFTTSFHTRYAEYLSARLPVPLEWGYQLVRWFHERADHTLVSSQSLLNELQERRVARQLVHWPRGVDATFFHPDQRRDDLYDLPRPIWLYVGRVAVEKSLEDFLSLSLPGTKVMVGDGPSRADLQRQFPETVWRGYQFGDDLAAHFASADCFVFPSRTETFGNVILEALASGLPVASVPAPGPIDLIQEGVNGAIDDQLQQACVRALRCSREKARASVIGRTLQAGHELFRAHLVPVQPGSTGGFAAEDGISDERAPELLAPHTLNPPAAAALPF
- a CDS encoding alkaline phosphatase family protein — encoded protein: MSIPCCYKTIAGALVLAGLALPSSPLQARNVILFVADGLRPGAITADLAPTLMRVREKGVFFANSHALYPTFTMPNGSALATGHLLGDTGAFGNLISTGFPVFDKGSFTGVAPRTVTPFIEDDQILGDIDEHFPGENFLGEDSLLALARAKGFNTAAVGKLGPTLLQDVTEGNPKNGAVPVPHTIVLDDRTGDPTGVPLSPAVAQALAAAGLAAKAPNRSNGAAAKSPGDNGFPGNSTVAGTTAANVTQQQYFADALTKVILPRFASDGKPFAVVFWSRDPDGTQHNQGDSLQTVVPGINGPTTKLAVKNVDGNLKQILDFLDATPKLAADTDVVITADHGFSTISRHDVDAAGTATACGAAKFVYKDAEGKPDVKPGFLPPGFLAIDLAVHLKLPLFDPDTQIAGEAGVKVYAPVDWTAERPSATKVVRPKLGNGLLGGSGAIKAPSDAKVIVAANGGSDLVYVAQNDTATVRDLAAFLIRQDYVGGLFVNDAAGKVPGSLPLSAIKLLGSAHTPRPSIVVAFKTFATSDADPVNTAVEIADATLQQGQGMHGSFGRGDTFNNMAAIGPDFKTAFIDRAPVSNADLPVTLAKLLGLSVKNHGKLVGRVLTEALVKKPANATTKCGITASPPSDEGFKTWLHYQDFGGVRYLDAATKSSGDVSWGDWANVLPCAPAKKP